From Marinilabiliales bacterium, one genomic window encodes:
- the msrB gene encoding peptide-methionine (R)-S-oxide reductase has translation MRSRNPIAQENDKGDYIIKRSESEWKQKLDPLQFEILRNAGTERAFSGQLYDNKKPGIYYSAATGQPLFLSDAKYDSGCGWPSFFEPVTEGAILYRTDRSHGMIRTEIIDSSSGSHLGHVFDDGPPPTGLRYCMNSAAMIFVGIDEVPPPLVSYYMENYATEKEKDAVKNFPGK, from the coding sequence ATGAGATCACGGAACCCTATAGCACAGGAAAATGATAAAGGAGACTACATCATAAAAAGGAGCGAAAGTGAATGGAAACAGAAACTCGATCCACTGCAGTTTGAGATTCTAAGGAATGCAGGTACTGAAAGGGCTTTTTCCGGGCAACTATATGATAATAAAAAACCGGGCATATATTATTCGGCGGCCACCGGCCAGCCTCTTTTCCTGTCAGATGCGAAATACGACTCCGGGTGCGGGTGGCCCAGTTTTTTTGAGCCTGTAACAGAAGGGGCCATACTGTACCGGACTGACAGGTCGCACGGTATGATCAGAACCGAAATAATCGACTCGTCAAGTGGTTCGCATCTCGGACACGTTTTTGATGACGGACCTCCGCCGACCGGACTAAGATACTGTATGAACAGTGCAGCAATGATATTCGTGGGTATTGATGAAGTCCCCCCTCCGCTGGTAAGCTATTACATGGAAAACTACGCCACTGAAAAGGAAAAAGATGCTGTCAAAAATTTCCCGGGCAAATAG